The Streptomyces albofaciens JCM 4342 genome has a segment encoding these proteins:
- a CDS encoding methyltransferase, translating into MTTAPLAPVAQARSLLHLTTAYHQAKALHSAVELGLFDLLADGPATVGEVKDRLRIVHPLAKEFLDALVALELLETDGDRYRNAPAAQAFLVSGAPEYLGGTVLQHARKHYHVWAGLTTALQEGEAGSGAEAHGPEAYPKHYEDPDRARQVMAHFDTFSSFTAEELARRVDWSGYGSFVDIGGARGNLATRVALAHPHLSGAVFDLPALAPLAGELIRERGLEGRVRFHGGDFLTDPLPSADAVVTGHVLPDWPVPQRRKLLARIHEALPSGGALVVYDLMTDPATTTVHDVLQRLNHGLIRGDSSSSSVAEYRAEIEEAGFRVRQAERIDNLLGDWLIVAVKP; encoded by the coding sequence ATGACCACCGCACCGCTCGCACCCGTGGCCCAGGCCCGCTCGCTGCTGCACCTGACCACCGCCTACCACCAGGCGAAGGCCCTGCACAGCGCCGTGGAACTGGGCCTGTTCGACCTGCTCGCCGACGGACCCGCGACCGTCGGGGAGGTGAAGGACCGGCTGCGGATCGTCCATCCGCTGGCCAAGGAGTTCCTCGACGCGCTCGTGGCGCTGGAGTTGCTGGAGACGGACGGCGACCGCTACCGCAACGCGCCCGCGGCCCAGGCGTTCCTGGTGTCCGGCGCCCCCGAGTACCTGGGCGGCACCGTCCTGCAGCACGCCCGCAAGCACTACCACGTATGGGCCGGGCTGACGACGGCGCTCCAGGAGGGCGAGGCGGGTTCCGGCGCCGAGGCGCACGGGCCCGAGGCGTACCCCAAGCACTACGAGGACCCGGACCGCGCCCGTCAGGTCATGGCGCACTTCGACACCTTCAGTTCCTTCACCGCCGAGGAGCTGGCGCGCCGCGTCGACTGGAGCGGGTACGGGTCCTTCGTCGACATCGGCGGCGCCCGGGGCAACCTGGCGACGCGGGTGGCGCTGGCCCATCCGCACCTGAGCGGCGCCGTGTTCGACCTGCCCGCGCTGGCGCCGCTGGCCGGCGAGCTGATCCGTGAGCGCGGCCTGGAAGGCCGCGTCCGCTTCCACGGCGGCGACTTCCTGACCGATCCGCTGCCGTCCGCGGACGCCGTGGTGACCGGGCACGTCCTGCCCGACTGGCCCGTACCGCAGCGGCGCAAACTCCTCGCGCGCATCCACGAGGCGCTGCCCTCCGGCGGGGCGCTGGTGGTCTACGACCTGATGACGGACCCGGCCACCACGACGGTGCACGATGTGCTGCAACGCCTCAACCACGGCCTGATCCGCGGCGACAGCTCGTCCAGCAGCGTGGCGGAGTACCGCGCGGAGATCGAGGAGGCCGGCTTCCGGGTGCGGCAGGCGGAGCGGATCGACAACCTCCTCGGCGACTGGCTGATAGTCGCCGTCAAGCCCTGA
- the otr(A) gene encoding tetracycline resistance ribosomal protection protein Otr(A) → MNKLNLGILAHVDAGKTSLTERLLHRTGVIDEAGSVDAGTTTTDSMELERQRGITIRSAVATFVLDDLKVNLIDTPGHSDFISEVERALAVLDGAVLVVSAVEGVQPQTRILMRTLRRLDIPTLVFVNKIDRGGARPDGVLREIRDRLTPAAVALSAVADAGTPRARATALGPDTDPDFAVRVGELLADHDDAFLTAYLDEERVLTEKEYAEELAAQTARGLVHPVFFGSALTGEGLDHLVRGIRELLPSVHDSGDEPLRATVFKVDRGARGEAVAYLRLVSGTLGTRDPVTLHRVDHTGRVTEHGGRITALRVFEHGSATREVRATAGDIAQAWGLKDVRVGDRAGHLDGPPPRNFFAPPSLETVIRPERPADAGRLHAALRMLDEQDPSIDLRQDEENAAGAVVRLYGEVQKEILGSTLAESFGVRVRFDPTRTVCIEKPVGTGEALIELDTRTHNYFWATVGLRVGPAEPGAGITFRLAVELGSLPLAFHKAIEETVHTTLRHGLYGWQVTDCAVTLTRTGFASPVSAADDFRKATPLVLMDALRQAGTEVHEPVSAFELEVPATRLSPVLAKLAELGATPGVPTAEGDVFRLEGTMPTSLVHDFNQRVPGLTQGEGVFVAEHRGYRPAAGRPPVRPRPEGPNPLNRDEYILHVLKRV, encoded by the coding sequence ATGAACAAGCTGAATCTGGGCATCCTGGCCCACGTTGACGCCGGCAAGACCAGCCTCACCGAGCGCCTGCTGCACCGCACCGGAGTGATCGACGAGGCCGGCAGCGTGGACGCCGGCACCACGACGACCGACTCGATGGAGCTGGAGCGGCAGCGCGGCATCACCATCCGGTCCGCCGTGGCCACGTTCGTCCTGGACGACCTCAAGGTCAACCTCATCGACACCCCGGGGCACTCCGACTTCATCTCCGAGGTCGAGCGGGCCCTCGCGGTGCTCGACGGCGCGGTCCTGGTCGTCTCGGCCGTCGAGGGCGTCCAGCCGCAGACCCGCATCCTGATGCGGACCCTGCGCAGGCTGGACATCCCCACGCTGGTCTTCGTCAACAAGATCGACCGGGGCGGCGCGCGCCCCGACGGTGTGCTGCGGGAGATCCGCGACCGGCTCACCCCCGCCGCGGTGGCGCTGTCCGCCGTGGCGGACGCCGGCACGCCGCGGGCCCGCGCGACCGCGCTCGGACCGGACACCGACCCGGACTTCGCCGTCCGGGTCGGTGAGCTGCTGGCCGACCACGACGACGCCTTCCTCACCGCCTACCTGGACGAGGAACGGGTGCTGACCGAGAAGGAGTACGCGGAGGAACTGGCCGCGCAGACCGCGCGCGGTCTGGTGCACCCGGTGTTCTTCGGGTCCGCGCTGACCGGCGAGGGTCTGGACCACCTGGTGCGCGGGATCCGCGAGTTGCTGCCGTCCGTGCACGACTCGGGGGACGAGCCGCTGCGGGCCACCGTGTTCAAGGTGGACCGCGGTGCGCGCGGCGAGGCCGTCGCGTATCTGCGGCTGGTCTCCGGGACGCTGGGCACCCGCGATCCGGTGACACTGCACCGCGTCGACCACACCGGCCGGGTCACCGAGCACGGCGGGCGGATCACCGCGCTGCGGGTCTTCGAGCACGGGTCGGCCACCCGGGAGGTCCGGGCGACCGCCGGGGACATCGCGCAGGCGTGGGGCCTGAAGGACGTACGGGTCGGCGACCGGGCCGGGCACCTCGACGGGCCGCCGCCGCGGAACTTCTTCGCCCCGCCCAGCCTGGAGACCGTGATCAGGCCGGAGCGTCCGGCGGACGCCGGGCGGCTGCACGCCGCGCTGCGCATGCTGGACGAGCAGGACCCCTCGATCGATCTGCGCCAGGACGAGGAGAACGCGGCCGGCGCGGTGGTCCGCCTCTACGGAGAGGTGCAGAAGGAGATCCTCGGCAGCACGCTGGCGGAGTCCTTCGGCGTACGTGTGCGCTTCGACCCGACCCGTACGGTCTGCATCGAGAAGCCCGTGGGGACGGGCGAGGCGCTGATCGAGCTGGACACCCGGACGCACAACTACTTCTGGGCGACCGTGGGCCTGCGCGTCGGGCCGGCCGAGCCGGGCGCGGGCATCACCTTCCGCCTGGCGGTGGAACTGGGCTCGCTCCCCCTGGCCTTCCACAAGGCCATCGAGGAGACGGTGCACACCACCCTGCGGCACGGTCTGTACGGCTGGCAGGTCACCGACTGCGCCGTCACCCTGACCCGTACCGGCTTCGCCAGCCCGGTCAGCGCGGCCGACGACTTCCGCAAGGCCACGCCGCTGGTCCTGATGGACGCGCTCCGGCAGGCCGGTACCGAGGTGCACGAGCCGGTCAGCGCCTTCGAGCTGGAGGTGCCCGCCACCCGGCTCAGCCCGGTGCTGGCGAAACTCGCCGAGCTGGGCGCGACTCCCGGCGTGCCCACGGCCGAGGGGGACGTCTTCCGGCTGGAGGGCACGATGCCGACCAGCCTCGTGCACGACTTCAACCAGCGGGTTCCCGGACTGACCCAGGGAGAGGGGGTGTTCGTGGCCGAGCACCGGGGCTACCGGCCCGCGGCCGGACGGCCGCCCGTGCGGCCGCGGCCCGAGGGGCCCAACCCGCTCAACCGGGACGAGTACATCCTGCACGTGCTCAAGCGCGTCTGA
- a CDS encoding LuxR C-terminal-related transcriptional regulator, with protein MLEGRMDNKVITVLVVDDQTLLRETLCDVLAAQPDIKVVGGLANGEAAVHMAGELRPDVILLDGSEPYGVVCGVEAMHRVSPRSQCIILTSFHHPALVQQALQLRVSGFLTKNLRRAEVLAAIRSVTSHPGQIFMSVPKESMAALPHTSTARLSARELQIMENVARGLSNSQIAARLTITEATVKRHLSNVFEKLGAVSRIDAVNKAKSMLILGFSRNTGPYARQDGPYPRPEVRLQVQAGT; from the coding sequence GTGCTGGAGGGGCGAATGGATAACAAAGTCATCACCGTCCTCGTCGTCGACGACCAGACCCTGCTCAGGGAGACGCTGTGCGACGTGCTCGCCGCCCAGCCGGACATCAAGGTGGTCGGCGGCCTGGCCAACGGGGAGGCGGCGGTGCACATGGCCGGCGAGCTGCGCCCCGATGTCATCCTGCTGGACGGGTCGGAGCCGTACGGAGTCGTCTGCGGCGTCGAGGCCATGCACCGGGTGTCGCCGCGTTCCCAGTGCATCATTCTGACCTCGTTCCACCATCCGGCACTCGTTCAGCAGGCGCTGCAACTGCGCGTGAGCGGATTCCTCACGAAGAATTTACGGCGGGCTGAGGTGCTGGCCGCGATCCGTAGTGTGACCAGTCATCCGGGGCAGATATTCATGTCCGTACCAAAGGAAAGCATGGCGGCGCTGCCGCATACCTCCACGGCGCGTCTGTCCGCCCGCGAGCTACAGATAATGGAGAACGTGGCGCGCGGCCTGAGCAACAGCCAGATCGCCGCCCGGCTCACCATCACCGAAGCCACCGTGAAACGTCATCTGAGCAATGTTTTCGAAAAGCTCGGAGCGGTTTCCCGGATCGATGCCGTGAACAAGGCGAAATCCATGCTGATCCTCGGATTCTCCCGGAACACCGGCCCGTACGCACGGCAGGACGGCCCGTACCCACGGCCGGAGGTCCGCCTCCAGGTACAGGCCGGCACCTGA
- a CDS encoding SAM-dependent methyltransferase, producing MSQDARPLADTIDVTIPSVARMYDYYLGGKDNYAVDRAACEELDQVVPSTRALAVNNRRFLRRVVRWLAEEQGVRQFIDHGSGLPTQDNVHEVAQRVAPDARVVYIDNDPIVLAHGRALLEENRNTAVIQADMRDTDGILGHPEVTRLIDFDRPVAALFVSVLHCIPDEDDPAALIRRVAERLAPGSFLVVCQLVSEDRATRDFVTEFMRVNTHGQWGRVRTAAELAAFLDGLEILEPGLVEVSTWKPDADIGPKQLTQEWIEYGGVARKR from the coding sequence ATGAGTCAGGACGCGCGGCCGCTGGCCGACACCATCGACGTCACCATCCCGAGCGTGGCGCGGATGTACGACTACTACCTCGGCGGCAAGGACAACTACGCCGTGGACCGTGCCGCGTGCGAGGAACTGGACCAGGTCGTGCCGAGCACCCGGGCCCTGGCGGTCAACAACCGCCGCTTCCTGCGGAGGGTGGTCCGCTGGCTCGCGGAGGAACAGGGCGTACGGCAGTTCATCGACCACGGTTCAGGTCTGCCCACCCAGGACAACGTCCACGAGGTCGCCCAGCGGGTCGCCCCGGACGCGCGGGTGGTCTACATCGACAACGACCCCATCGTGCTGGCACACGGCCGGGCGCTGCTGGAGGAGAACCGCAACACCGCGGTCATCCAGGCCGACATGCGCGACACCGACGGCATCCTGGGGCACCCCGAGGTGACCCGCCTGATCGACTTCGACCGGCCGGTGGCCGCCCTGTTCGTGTCCGTCCTGCACTGCATCCCCGACGAGGACGACCCGGCCGCCCTGATCAGGCGGGTCGCGGAGCGCCTGGCCCCCGGCAGTTTCCTGGTCGTGTGCCAGCTCGTCAGCGAGGACCGGGCCACCCGCGACTTCGTCACCGAGTTCATGCGGGTCAACACCCACGGCCAGTGGGGCCGGGTGCGCACGGCCGCCGAACTCGCCGCGTTCCTGGACGGATTGGAAATCCTCGAACCGGGCCTGGTCGAAGTCTCGACCTGGAAGCCGGACGCGGACATCGGCCCGAAGCAGCTCACCCAGGAGTGGATCGAGTACGGCGGGGTGGCGCGCAAGCGCTGA
- a CDS encoding helix-turn-helix domain-containing protein — translation MTAAQPGRIPPPRPHIEHPRGGPTVLRIVLGTQLRRLREAAGITREAAGDAIRGSHAKISRLELGRVGCKERDVADLLTLYQVTDPAERAEFLALARGTSTPGWWHQYSDVLPGWFETLIGLEEAAAVIRTYEVQFIPGLLQTAEYARAVCRLGNLSEREVARRVELRLRRQALLTAPGAPRLWAVIDEASLRRPLGGPDVMARQLRHLLELTRLPHVTVQIAPFHLGGHAAAGGPITILRFQEPDLPDIVYLEQLTSALYLDKRDDVDHYLAVMDRLSAQAESPRASQELLEQLIEGAERD, via the coding sequence ATGACCGCCGCGCAGCCAGGCCGCATCCCGCCGCCGCGCCCGCACATCGAGCACCCGCGGGGCGGACCGACGGTGCTGCGGATCGTCCTGGGCACCCAGCTGCGCCGGCTGCGGGAGGCGGCGGGCATCACCCGCGAGGCGGCCGGGGACGCCATCCGCGGCTCCCACGCCAAGATCAGCCGCTTGGAACTGGGCCGGGTCGGCTGCAAGGAACGCGATGTGGCCGATCTGCTGACGCTGTATCAGGTCACCGATCCGGCCGAGCGCGCCGAATTCCTGGCGCTGGCCCGCGGCACCAGCACGCCCGGCTGGTGGCACCAGTACAGTGACGTCCTGCCCGGCTGGTTCGAGACGCTCATCGGCCTGGAGGAGGCCGCGGCCGTCATCCGCACCTACGAAGTGCAGTTCATTCCCGGGCTGTTGCAGACGGCGGAGTACGCCCGTGCGGTGTGCCGGCTCGGGAACCTCTCCGAGCGGGAGGTCGCACGCCGGGTGGAACTGCGGCTGCGTCGGCAGGCGCTGCTCACCGCGCCCGGCGCGCCGCGGCTGTGGGCCGTGATCGACGAGGCGTCCCTGCGGCGTCCGCTCGGCGGCCCCGACGTGATGGCGCGGCAGCTGCGGCACCTGCTGGAGCTGACCCGCCTGCCCCACGTCACCGTACAGATCGCCCCGTTCCACCTCGGCGGACACGCGGCGGCGGGCGGCCCGATCACGATCCTGCGCTTCCAGGAGCCGGACCTGCCCGACATCGTCTACCTGGAGCAACTGACCAGCGCTCTCTACCTCGACAAGCGCGACGACGTGGACCACTACCTCGCCGTGATGGACCGCCTCAGCGCCCAGGCCGAATCCCCCCGGGCGAGCCAGGAGCTCCTGGAGCAGCTGATCGAGGGCGCGGAACGGGACTGA
- a CDS encoding DUF397 domain-containing protein, whose translation METWPNGTRASALDGAVWRKSRRSNPNGNCVELAVLAGGGVAVRNSRDAGGPALIYTRDEIAAFVQGAKDGDFDDLAGLG comes from the coding sequence GTGGAGACATGGCCCAACGGCACCCGCGCCAGTGCCCTCGACGGCGCGGTGTGGCGCAAGAGCCGCCGTAGCAACCCCAACGGCAACTGCGTTGAACTGGCCGTTCTCGCCGGCGGCGGGGTGGCGGTGCGCAACTCCCGGGATGCCGGGGGACCGGCGCTGATCTATACCCGTGACGAGATCGCGGCCTTCGTCCAAGGGGCCAAGGACGGGGACTTCGACGACCTGGCCGGGCTCGGCTGA
- a CDS encoding ATP-binding protein, with translation MTTHPAPTVHDVLHTEPGPERHFAVCALSGAYRTIAEARRFTATTLEGWGIRASVVSDAALVVSELVSNALRHAPPVPTAAEGPGSDVLCAAWLALAHEDAGILCAVSDSSRTAPALLPPDPLAGRGRGLWVVDRLSESWGWTPPDALGKTVWAQLPASGPVGE, from the coding sequence ATGACGACACATCCGGCACCGACCGTGCACGACGTCCTCCACACGGAGCCGGGTCCGGAGCGGCACTTCGCCGTGTGCGCGCTCAGCGGGGCCTACCGCACCATCGCGGAAGCCCGCCGCTTCACCGCCACCACGCTCGAAGGGTGGGGCATCCGCGCGTCGGTCGTCTCGGACGCGGCCCTGGTGGTCTCCGAACTCGTCAGCAACGCCCTGCGGCACGCCCCTCCCGTCCCCACGGCCGCCGAAGGGCCGGGGTCGGACGTGCTGTGCGCGGCCTGGCTGGCGCTGGCGCACGAGGACGCCGGCATCCTGTGTGCCGTCTCCGACTCCAGCCGCACGGCTCCCGCCCTCTTGCCGCCGGATCCGCTCGCGGGACGGGGCCGGGGCCTGTGGGTCGTCGACCGGCTCAGCGAGTCCTGGGGCTGGACCCCTCCGGACGCCCTGGGCAAGACGGTCTGGGCCCAGCTCCCCGCGTCAGGGCCCGTAGGTGAGTAG
- a CDS encoding 3'-5' exonuclease produces MVRAPGTRPLRNGETGSSEFILFGLEFTSWPGSLEQDWSAPGQLREIVQIGALRLNDDCCVVEEFEALVRPVANPRLSRHFTGLTGITQEDVDHEGRAPAEALGDFLGFCRGMPVLSYGNDMVVLGENVGWARARGDEVKNGFLFATFLNIRPWLNSIAPETASADAGRLWEVLNLPKPAAGEEHSALSDCYSFAAALRHLHAIGHWLPTGFL; encoded by the coding sequence GTGGTCCGCGCACCCGGGACCCGCCCTCTCCGGAACGGGGAAACCGGTTCGTCGGAGTTCATCCTGTTCGGCCTTGAGTTCACGTCCTGGCCGGGCTCCCTCGAACAGGACTGGTCGGCACCCGGACAGCTCCGGGAGATCGTGCAGATCGGAGCCTTGCGCCTGAACGACGACTGCTGTGTCGTCGAGGAGTTCGAAGCACTGGTCCGGCCGGTGGCCAACCCCCGGCTGTCGCGCCATTTCACCGGCCTGACCGGGATAACCCAGGAGGACGTGGACCACGAGGGCCGCGCCCCGGCGGAAGCGCTCGGCGACTTCCTGGGTTTCTGCCGGGGGATGCCGGTTCTCTCCTACGGCAACGACATGGTCGTCCTGGGAGAGAACGTCGGATGGGCGCGGGCCCGGGGCGACGAGGTGAAGAACGGCTTCCTTTTCGCCACGTTCCTCAACATCCGGCCGTGGCTGAACTCCATCGCCCCGGAAACGGCGTCCGCCGACGCGGGACGCCTGTGGGAGGTGCTGAACCTCCCCAAGCCCGCTGCCGGCGAGGAACATTCGGCCCTGTCCGACTGCTATTCCTTCGCCGCGGCCCTCCGCCACCTGCACGCCATCGGGCACTGGCTGCCCACAGGTTTCCTGTGA
- a CDS encoding tryptophan 7-halogenase, translating to MPVSSEEFDAVVVGGGPGGSTAAALIAMAGHRVLLLERERFPRYQIGESLLPSTIHGIGRLLGVEDELHEAGFMRKRGGTFRWGSAPETWTFSFADAPGLGETGGYAYQVERMRFDALLLDHARRVGADVREECAVRAVHHHDGRVTGLTYRSPEGTEAEVRARYVIDASGNTGRLHTAAGGRRVYSPFFRNIAVFGYFEGGRRLPPPNQGNILCAAFDTGWFWYIPLTDRLTSVGAVVHREHADQVQGDPEQALAKLVDQCALIRDHLADARRVTEGTYGRVRVRKDYSYCNTRFWAPGVALVGDAACFIDPVFSSGVHLATYSAMLTARSVNSVLGAGMDEGRAFGEFEARYRREYTVFHDFLAAFYSMQAPKDTYFWQAHKVTGGQAGALASFINLVGGLSSGDRALIDADQLTGRLATASRVLDESADGYQADPAGDPWDESPMLGETFAQSDALAGQGVARGDFAEKTPQFPGGLVATADGMHWAEPAGEPPGDTP from the coding sequence ATGCCCGTATCCTCCGAGGAGTTCGATGCCGTCGTGGTCGGCGGCGGACCCGGCGGGTCGACCGCCGCCGCCCTGATCGCCATGGCCGGACACCGCGTACTGCTGCTGGAACGGGAACGCTTCCCGCGCTACCAGATCGGGGAATCCCTCCTCCCGTCGACCATCCATGGCATCGGGCGCCTCCTGGGGGTGGAGGACGAGCTGCACGAAGCCGGCTTCATGCGCAAGCGCGGCGGCACCTTCCGCTGGGGCTCGGCACCGGAAACGTGGACCTTCTCCTTCGCGGACGCCCCCGGCCTCGGCGAGACCGGGGGCTACGCCTACCAGGTGGAGCGGATGCGGTTCGACGCGCTGCTGCTGGACCACGCCCGGCGGGTCGGCGCCGACGTACGCGAAGAATGCGCCGTACGCGCCGTCCACCACCACGACGGCCGCGTCACCGGCCTGACCTACCGCAGCCCGGAGGGCACGGAAGCCGAGGTCCGCGCCCGCTACGTCATCGACGCCTCCGGCAACACCGGCCGCCTGCACACCGCGGCCGGCGGCCGGCGGGTGTACTCCCCGTTCTTCCGCAACATCGCGGTCTTCGGCTACTTCGAGGGCGGACGCCGGCTGCCGCCGCCGAACCAGGGCAACATCCTGTGCGCCGCCTTCGACACCGGCTGGTTCTGGTACATCCCGCTGACCGACCGCCTCACCAGCGTCGGCGCCGTCGTCCACCGCGAACACGCCGACCAGGTACAGGGGGACCCCGAACAGGCGCTGGCCAAGCTGGTGGACCAGTGCGCGCTGATCCGGGACCACCTGGCGGACGCGCGGCGCGTCACCGAGGGGACGTACGGCAGGGTGCGGGTCCGCAAGGACTACTCCTACTGCAACACCCGGTTCTGGGCGCCGGGCGTGGCGCTGGTCGGCGACGCCGCGTGCTTCATCGACCCCGTCTTCTCCTCCGGAGTGCACCTCGCGACCTACTCCGCCATGCTCACGGCCCGCTCGGTCAACAGCGTGCTGGGCGCAGGCATGGACGAGGGACGGGCCTTCGGGGAATTCGAGGCGCGCTACCGGCGGGAATACACCGTCTTCCACGACTTCCTCGCCGCCTTCTACAGCATGCAGGCACCCAAGGACACCTACTTCTGGCAGGCGCACAAGGTGACCGGCGGGCAAGCGGGCGCGCTGGCCTCCTTCATCAACCTGGTCGGCGGCCTGTCCTCGGGCGACCGGGCGCTCATCGACGCGGACCAGCTCACCGGCCGCCTCGCCACCGCCTCACGGGTGCTGGACGAGTCCGCCGACGGCTATCAGGCGGACCCGGCCGGCGACCCGTGGGACGAGAGCCCGATGCTCGGTGAGACCTTCGCCCAGAGCGACGCGCTCGCCGGACAAGGAGTCGCCCGCGGCGACTTCGCGGAGAAGACTCCGCAGTTCCCCGGCGGCCTGGTCGCCACCGCGGACGGCATGCACTGGGCGGAGCCCGCCGGGGAGCCTCCCGGCGATACGCCGTGA
- a CDS encoding cytochrome P450, with translation MPHPSDTAATGPEEDPQPFPMPPPGSMGPPPQYPRLRRECPLAKVATPFGAPAWYATRYDDVRDLLADDRFIRPTIEDWPPGPDADRGPGLLTMMELEGPRHAALRQALARPFSVRAVRRRRPALRAAADHLLEQFTTTGPPGDLVSGFCEPFPLLVTCELVGIPYDDRDFFLAPADAALGALITLPEGREATHQLRAYMESLLDRRRRTPGDDILSMLARACDRGAVDRESVLAFGLSMLVAGYRTTTMFLANAALALLSEPERYARLLRDRALLPAAVEELLRFLPVQNGVIVLQAQRDVALHGRTVRAGEAVLPVLAAANRDERVFPEADRLLLDRPSNPHLAFGRGPHNCIGAHLARAQMSVGLEALLDRLPRLRLTGEPPAWEDHSPIRSPLTLPVTW, from the coding sequence ATGCCGCACCCGTCCGACACGGCCGCCACCGGACCCGAGGAAGATCCCCAGCCGTTCCCGATGCCCCCGCCGGGCAGCATGGGGCCGCCGCCGCAGTATCCGCGGCTGCGCCGCGAGTGCCCACTGGCCAAGGTCGCCACCCCGTTCGGCGCTCCGGCGTGGTACGCCACGCGCTACGACGACGTACGCGATCTGCTCGCCGACGACCGGTTCATCCGGCCGACCATCGAGGACTGGCCGCCCGGCCCGGATGCCGACCGCGGTCCTGGCCTGCTCACCATGATGGAACTCGAAGGGCCCCGGCACGCGGCCCTGCGCCAAGCGCTGGCACGGCCGTTCAGCGTCCGTGCCGTACGGCGACGACGGCCCGCCCTCCGTGCCGCCGCCGACCACCTGCTGGAGCAATTCACCACCACCGGGCCTCCCGGCGACCTGGTGAGCGGCTTCTGCGAACCCTTCCCACTGCTGGTGACATGCGAGCTGGTGGGCATCCCGTACGACGACCGCGACTTCTTCCTCGCGCCGGCCGACGCCGCGCTCGGCGCGCTGATCACCCTGCCGGAAGGCCGCGAGGCCACCCACCAGCTGCGCGCCTACATGGAGTCGCTGCTCGACCGCCGCCGCCGTACACCGGGCGACGACATCCTCAGCATGCTGGCCCGCGCCTGTGACCGCGGCGCGGTGGACCGGGAGAGCGTGCTGGCCTTCGGACTGTCGATGCTGGTGGCCGGATACCGCACCACCACCATGTTCCTGGCCAACGCAGCGCTGGCCCTGCTGTCCGAGCCGGAGCGGTACGCGCGCTTGCTGCGCGACCGCGCGCTGCTGCCGGCCGCCGTGGAAGAACTGCTGCGCTTCCTCCCCGTACAGAACGGTGTCATCGTCCTCCAGGCCCAGCGGGATGTCGCGCTGCACGGGCGGACCGTACGCGCCGGCGAGGCCGTACTGCCCGTACTGGCCGCGGCCAACCGTGACGAGCGCGTCTTCCCGGAGGCGGACCGGCTGCTGCTGGACCGGCCGTCCAACCCGCATCTGGCATTCGGCCGCGGCCCGCACAACTGCATCGGCGCCCACCTGGCCCGTGCGCAGATGAGCGTGGGCCTGGAAGCGCTGCTGGACCGCCTGCCCCGGCTCCGCCTGACCGGAGAGCCCCCGGCCTGGGAAGACCACTCACCCATCCGGTCCCCGCTCACCCTCCCGGTGACGTGGTGA
- a CDS encoding geranyl diphosphate 2-C-methyltransferase, with product MTTAHVPTARPALPTQSTYQARVAEYWNTEENPVNLELGKIDDLYHHHYGIGDADRSVLDEPDPVRRRERITGELHRLEHAQAELLASHLGALSPADRVFDAGCGRGGGSVVAHLRYGCHADGATISAKQADFANEQARKRGIDDKVRYHHRNMLDTGFATGAYAASWNNESTMYVELDLLFAEHARLLRRGGRYVVITGCYNDAYGRASREVSLINAHYICDIHPRSAYFRAMARHRLVPVHVQDLTAATIPYWELRSRADHLVTGIEETFLTAYRNGSFQYLLIAADRV from the coding sequence TTGACCACCGCGCACGTCCCCACCGCACGCCCCGCCCTGCCGACCCAGTCCACGTACCAGGCCCGCGTCGCGGAGTACTGGAACACCGAGGAGAACCCGGTCAACCTGGAACTCGGCAAGATCGACGACCTGTATCACCACCACTACGGCATCGGGGACGCCGACCGGTCCGTACTGGACGAGCCGGATCCCGTCCGGCGCCGCGAGCGCATCACCGGCGAACTGCACCGCCTCGAACACGCCCAGGCCGAGCTGCTCGCCTCCCACCTCGGCGCGCTGTCGCCCGCCGACCGCGTCTTCGACGCCGGGTGCGGACGCGGCGGCGGCAGTGTGGTCGCGCACCTGCGGTACGGCTGCCACGCCGACGGGGCCACCATCTCCGCCAAGCAGGCCGACTTCGCGAACGAGCAGGCCCGCAAGCGCGGCATCGACGACAAGGTGCGCTACCACCACCGCAACATGCTCGACACCGGCTTCGCCACCGGCGCGTACGCGGCGTCCTGGAACAACGAGTCGACGATGTACGTCGAGCTGGACCTGCTGTTCGCCGAGCACGCGCGGCTGCTGCGGCGCGGCGGGCGGTATGTGGTGATCACCGGCTGCTACAACGACGCCTACGGGCGCGCCTCCCGCGAGGTGTCCCTGATCAACGCCCACTACATCTGCGACATCCATCCGCGGTCGGCGTACTTCCGCGCGATGGCCCGCCACCGGCTGGTCCCCGTACACGTCCAGGACCTCACCGCGGCCACCATCCCGTACTGGGAACTGCGCAGCCGGGCCGACCACCTGGTCACGGGCATTGAGGAAACCTTTCTGACCGCGTACCGCAACGGCAGCTTCCAGTATCTGCTGATCGCCGCCGACCGGGTCTGA